A section of the Pseudomonas prosekii genome encodes:
- the pgsA gene encoding CDP-diacylglycerol--glycerol-3-phosphate 3-phosphatidyltransferase, with product MNIPNLITVLRVLLIPIFILLFYLPYQWSYLASSSVFAFAAATDWLDGYLARRLEQSTPFGAFLDPVADKLMVAVALVLLVQEHGNLWLTLPAAVIIGREIVVSALREWMAELGARAHVAVSNLGKWKTAAQMLALVILLANPSDFTFWVLFGYALLLISAGLTLWSMVQYLRAAWPHLKTDVEKK from the coding sequence ATGAATATCCCTAATCTGATTACCGTTTTACGCGTCCTGCTCATCCCGATCTTCATTCTGCTGTTTTATCTGCCTTACCAATGGAGCTACCTGGCCTCCAGTTCGGTCTTCGCTTTCGCCGCAGCCACTGACTGGCTCGACGGATACCTGGCCCGCCGCCTGGAACAAAGCACACCCTTCGGAGCATTTCTTGATCCGGTGGCCGACAAACTGATGGTCGCCGTTGCGCTGGTGTTGCTGGTGCAAGAACACGGCAACCTGTGGCTGACGCTGCCGGCAGCGGTGATTATCGGTCGCGAGATCGTTGTCTCGGCGCTGCGCGAGTGGATGGCCGAACTCGGCGCCCGTGCGCACGTTGCGGTATCGAACCTGGGCAAATGGAAAACCGCCGCGCAAATGCTCGCGCTGGTGATCCTGCTGGCCAACCCGTCGGACTTTACGTTCTGGGTATTGTTCGGTTACGCGTTGCTGCTGATCTCGGCAGGCCTGACATTGTGGTCGATGGTCCAGTATCTGCGGGCTGCCTGGCCGCATCTGAAGACCGACGTCGAAAAGAAATAA
- the uvrC gene encoding excinuclease ABC subunit UvrC has product MTEVFDPSAFLSTVSGRPGVYRMFDSDARLLYVGKAKNLKKRLASYFRKSGLAPKTAALVGRIAQVETTITSNETEALLLEQTLIKEWRPPYNILLRDDKSYPYVFLSDGQFPRLSIHRGAKKAKGKYFGPYPSAGAIRESLSLLQKTFFVRQCEDSYYKNRTRPCLQYQIKRCKAPCVGLVEPEVYAEDVRHSVMFLEGRSNALTDELSAGMEEAAINLEFERAAELRDQISLLRRVQDQQSMEGGSGDIDVIAAFVNPGGACVHLISVRGGRVLGSKNFFPQVGIEEDVSEVMAAFLGQYFISSPERDLPAELIVNVVHEDFPVLIEAIHELRGRELSISHRVRGTRARWQQLAVTNAEQALGARLANRQHVAARFDALAEVLNLDEPPQRLECYDISHSSGEATVASCVVFGPEGPIKSDYRRYNIEGVTPGDDYAAMHQALTRRFSKLKDGEGKLPDILLVDGGKGQLSMARDVLNELAVPDQILLGVAKGATRKAGFETLYLNDAAHEFTLRGDSPALHLIQQIRDEAHRFAITGHRARRGKTRRTSTLEGVAGVGPTRRRDLLKHFGGLQELSRASIEEIAKAPGISKKLAESIYANLHSE; this is encoded by the coding sequence ATGACTGAAGTCTTCGATCCGAGTGCATTCCTGTCGACAGTGAGCGGACGCCCAGGCGTCTACCGCATGTTCGACAGCGACGCGCGCCTGCTTTACGTCGGCAAAGCCAAAAACCTCAAGAAGCGTCTGGCGAGTTATTTCCGCAAATCCGGTCTCGCGCCGAAAACGGCGGCGCTGGTTGGGCGTATCGCCCAGGTCGAAACCACGATCACCTCCAACGAAACTGAAGCGTTGTTGCTTGAGCAGACGTTGATCAAGGAGTGGCGGCCGCCGTACAACATCCTGCTGCGCGACGACAAATCCTATCCGTATGTATTTCTGTCGGACGGCCAGTTTCCAAGGCTGAGCATCCACCGTGGCGCAAAAAAAGCCAAAGGCAAATATTTCGGGCCTTACCCCAGCGCCGGCGCCATTCGTGAAAGCCTCAGTCTGTTGCAGAAAACTTTTTTCGTCCGCCAGTGCGAAGACAGCTACTACAAGAACCGCACGCGGCCCTGCCTGCAATATCAGATCAAACGTTGCAAGGCGCCGTGTGTCGGGCTGGTAGAGCCGGAAGTGTATGCCGAGGACGTGCGACATTCGGTGATGTTCCTCGAAGGCCGCAGCAACGCGCTGACGGACGAGTTGTCGGCCGGAATGGAAGAGGCGGCGATCAACCTCGAGTTCGAGCGCGCAGCCGAATTGCGCGACCAGATTTCTTTGCTGCGGCGGGTCCAGGACCAGCAGAGCATGGAGGGCGGCTCCGGTGACATCGACGTGATCGCCGCGTTCGTCAACCCGGGCGGCGCCTGTGTGCACCTGATCAGCGTGCGTGGCGGGCGGGTACTCGGCAGCAAGAACTTCTTCCCGCAAGTCGGTATTGAAGAAGACGTTTCCGAAGTCATGGCGGCATTTCTGGGCCAGTACTTCATCAGCAGTCCCGAACGGGATTTGCCGGCCGAACTGATCGTCAACGTGGTTCACGAAGATTTTCCGGTGCTGATCGAGGCCATCCACGAACTGCGCGGTCGCGAACTGTCCATCAGCCATCGGGTGCGTGGCACCCGGGCGCGCTGGCAGCAGTTGGCGGTCACCAACGCCGAGCAGGCATTGGGCGCACGTCTGGCCAATCGTCAGCATGTTGCCGCTCGTTTCGATGCGTTGGCCGAAGTGCTGAACCTCGACGAGCCGCCGCAACGCCTCGAATGCTACGACATCAGCCACTCCAGCGGCGAAGCCACCGTGGCGTCTTGCGTGGTGTTCGGGCCGGAAGGGCCGATCAAGTCCGATTACCGCCGCTACAACATCGAAGGCGTGACGCCGGGCGATGATTACGCGGCAATGCACCAGGCCCTGACCCGACGTTTCAGCAAACTCAAGGACGGCGAGGGCAAGTTACCCGACATTTTGCTGGTGGACGGCGGCAAAGGTCAGCTGTCGATGGCGCGCGACGTGCTTAATGAACTCGCGGTGCCGGACCAGATTTTGTTGGGCGTGGCCAAGGGGGCGACGCGCAAGGCCGGTTTTGAAACCTTGTATTTGAATGACGCCGCACATGAATTCACGTTGCGCGGTGATTCCCCCGCGCTGCATTTGATCCAGCAAATTCGCGACGAAGCTCACCGTTTCGCCATTACCGGCCATCGCGCCCGACGTGGCAAAACCCGCCGAACGTCAACGCTGGAAGGCGTTGCGGGGGTTGGGCCGACACGTCGCCGCGATTTGCTGAAACATTTTGGTGGATTGCAGGAGCTGTCTCGTGCCAGCATCGAAGAGATCGCCAAAGCACCGGGGATCAGTAAAAAGCTCGCTGAGTCGATTTATGCAAACCTGCACAGCGAGTAG
- the gacA gene encoding response regulator transcription factor GacA has protein sequence MIRVLVVDDHDLVRTGITRMLADIDGLQVVGQAESGEESLLKARELKPDVVLMDVKMPGIGGLEATRKLLRSHPDIKVVAVTVCEEDPFPTRLLQAGAAGYLTKGAGLPEMVQAIRLVFAGQRYISPQIAQQLAIKSFQPTNDSPFDALSEREIQIALMIVGCQKVQIISDKLCLSPKTVNTYRYRIFEKLSISSDVELTLLAVRHGMVDANL, from the coding sequence TTGATTAGGGTGCTAGTAGTCGATGACCATGATCTCGTTCGTACAGGCATTACACGAATGCTGGCTGACATCGATGGCCTGCAAGTAGTCGGCCAGGCCGAGTCGGGAGAGGAATCCCTGCTCAAGGCGCGTGAGTTGAAACCCGATGTGGTTCTGATGGACGTCAAGATGCCCGGGATCGGTGGTCTTGAAGCCACGCGAAAACTGCTGCGCAGTCACCCGGACATCAAAGTTGTCGCGGTCACTGTGTGCGAAGAAGATCCGTTCCCGACCCGCTTGTTGCAAGCCGGGGCCGCGGGTTATCTGACCAAGGGCGCCGGTCTGCCGGAAATGGTCCAGGCCATTCGCCTGGTGTTTGCCGGCCAGCGCTACATCAGCCCGCAGATTGCCCAGCAACTGGCGATCAAGTCGTTCCAGCCAACCAATGATTCACCTTTCGACGCATTGTCCGAGCGCGAGATCCAGATCGCCCTGATGATTGTCGGTTGCCAAAAGGTCCAGATCATTTCCGACAAACTCTGTCTGTCACCGAAAACCGTGAATACCTACCGTTACCGCATTTTCGAGAAGCTTTCGATCAGCAGCGATGTAGAACTGACACTGTTGGCGGTTCGTCACGGCATGGTTGATGCCAATCTCTGA
- a CDS encoding GNAT family N-acetyltransferase → MTYALRPATSSDLGFARELTCQNMLRYYIQYDLLWQDEAFDVAWAGRENWMIMQGDLCSGFVSLSRDAKALYIRELQISEAFRGQGAGSWAIDQVLAKARAERKPALRLTVFKNNPAQALYRRMGLEVVGEDECFLRMQRDVRACSPLKHTDSKP, encoded by the coding sequence ATGACTTACGCATTACGGCCGGCGACATCTTCGGACCTGGGATTCGCGCGAGAGCTGACCTGTCAAAATATGCTGCGCTACTACATTCAGTACGATTTGCTCTGGCAGGACGAAGCCTTCGATGTCGCCTGGGCGGGGCGCGAAAACTGGATGATCATGCAGGGTGACCTCTGCAGCGGATTCGTCAGCCTGAGTCGTGATGCCAAGGCGCTGTACATCCGCGAATTGCAAATCAGCGAAGCCTTTCGCGGGCAGGGCGCCGGTTCCTGGGCGATCGATCAGGTTCTGGCCAAGGCCCGCGCCGAGCGAAAACCTGCATTGCGCCTGACCGTGTTCAAAAATAATCCGGCGCAGGCGCTGTATCGGCGAATGGGCCTGGAGGTGGTCGGCGAGGACGAGTGTTTCCTCAGAATGCAGCGCGATGTCCGGGCCTGCTCCCCGCTGAAACACACGGATAGCAAGCCCTGA